In the genome of Oncorhynchus nerka isolate Pitt River linkage group LG27, Oner_Uvic_2.0, whole genome shotgun sequence, the window GCCGGGAACGCCAGGAAGCCTCTGGATGGTGGCCCACAGGAACTCATCAGGACTCCAAGTCTCATTATCCCACCGAATAAGAGCCAACACATTGCTGTCCTCCAGCACAGCACGCACAAAGCCCCTATTCACCACAATGTATGCCCCACCTGACAAGATGGGTATACCAAAGGGCGGAGGAGctttgttctgctctgttctttgAAGTTTGCCATCAACAACCTGATGCACTTTCTTCCAGTGCGACTTCTTACCTCTGGGCCTGGCCTCCGACTCCATTCTGTTGTCCCCCGCCAGTGCCCACAGGCTGCGCACCATCTCCAGGTTGGTCTTGATGGGGAAGTCCTGGCCACAGAGGTTAATGAAATACTTCCAGTGTGAACTAGCCCTGTACAGATCACTTATACAGTTGATGTCAGCCTGGACATGGCTCCAGCTCGCATACACCACACTGACCGGATGGCTGGCCAAGAACACATTTTCAAAGCAGGATGTGATGGCTTTGATGGAAGCAAGGAACGACGCTTTGGCCTTTATATCCACGTGGACGCAGTAATAGTTTTGGGGGGCGTAGATGGCTCTAAGCAGCCTCTCAAAGTTCTCAACCTTGTGGTGGACAACCAGCGAGAAGGCCAGGGGGAAGTATTCTTCCTCACAACTCAGTGGGTACTCCAGTAACTTGCGCGTAGACCTGAACCTCTGATAGTCCTGGGTCAGCTCAAGGTAGTGCTCGTCTGGGACCCACGTGCTGTTGAGGAAGCTGCGTGAAATGGACAGGACCTTAGTCGGCTCGATGACCATCTCGTCGCCTTGCAGGTTGGCGCTGCAGTCACTGTCATCCTGCGGGATGTGATCGGTGTCCCAAATaactgcttcacagagttcaagtaacagacacatctcaacatcaactgttcagaggagactgcgtgaatcaggccttcatggtcgaattgctgcaacaacaaaaaacactactaaaggacaccaataagaagaagagacaatgcttgggccaagaaacacaagcaatggacattagattagtggaaatctgtcctttggtctgatgagtccaaatttgagatttttggttccaaccgacaTGTATCTGAGTAGGTGTAGTAGGTGAACAAATGCTCTCTgcatgtggttcccaccgtgaagcatggaggaggaggtgtgatggtgctttgctggtgacactgtcagtgaatgATTTAGaataaggcacacttaaccagcatggctaccacagcattctgcagcgatacgccatcctacctggtttgcgcttagttggacaattatttgtttttcaacaggacaatgaccgaaCACACCTCAAGGCTGTGTACGGGCTATTTGACCACAAAGGAGAGtgttggagtgctgcattagattacctgtcctccacaatcatccgacctcaacccaattgaaatggtttgggatgagttggacggcagagtgaaggaaaagcagccaacaagtgctcagcatatgtgggaactccttcaagactgttggaaaaacattccaggtaaagctggttgagagaatgccagggaatgtgcaaagctgtcatcaaggcaaagggtgactactttgaagaatctaaaatatatgttgatttgtttaacacttgttttgttacaacatgattccatatgtgttatttcatagttttgatgtctttatcattatacaatgtagaaaatagtcaaataaagaaaaacctttgaattaataggtgtgtccaaacgtttgactggttctgtatgttTAACATCACAacatagttgaaagatatatggCGTGTAGAAATCCATATAGGGTGGCCAACAGAGATGGGTGGGGGTGGGCTGAGGTTTGGGATGTGGAACTCGaaacaagtgggagtggagttgctgggtGGGGCATAGAATGACGGCCAAGgctaaaagtaaaaaataaagtcAAAATAAACTAAACAAAAAAGTATGTTTAAATGACACTGGGGACAACGCTGTTACATCCCATGcctgtttgcctgaggctgatgccgcaCAGGTGCTTGTACGTGTGTACATGTAACAGTgttgcttctgtccctctcctcaccccaatctgggctcgaaccagggaccctctgaacaCAACAACTGCATCCCACAAAGTAAGGCTCCACAAAAACCGTGGCACtcgcagagcaagggaaacaactacttcaaggtctcagagcaaattACGTCActaattgaaacgctattagcgctcaCCCCATTAACTCGCAAGCCATTTCGCACCGGTTacatacacatgcatatacacacccTCGCATTCAAAAgcacacgttcacacacacacacgtatcccccagttttatcattggaacaTGATATAAAAACGATGCCCGGGgggctttaggaccatgtggatGCCTCCGAGAGGTTGGGTAGGCTGGAGTTTTTAACCGACTGGATTTTTAACcgaacccccccccacacacacacacacacacacttctaaaacAAACACTTCGCCCCTGATCAAACGTACACAGTTGGCCTTGCTGTTTTGATATTTGTTATCCTGTGAGGGGATCTTGCGAGGGTTGGTGGCCTGGCTGTTGGGAGCTTGGGCCAGTGTCCGATAGTTCGCTGGTTCGGCTCCCTGTTTCGACTTGTTGGGagatctgtcgacgtgcccttgGGCAGGAcgttgaccctggatgcttctgtgggTCACTCTtggagggagtctgttagatgactgaatgtaatgtaaatgttgagcggcttcactgaaGGTTGATTGTATGTTTTAATTCATTAACAACCTCAAAAGAACAGACG includes:
- the LOC115110990 gene encoding LOW QUALITY PROTEIN: beta-1,3-galactosyl-O-glycosyl-glycoprotein beta-1,6-N-acetylglucosaminyltransferase-like (The sequence of the model RefSeq protein was modified relative to this genomic sequence to represent the inferred CDS: inserted 1 base in 1 codon) codes for the protein MCLLLELCEAVIWDTDHIPQDDSDCSANLQGDEMVIEPTKVLSISRSFLNSTWVPDEHYLELTQDYQRFRSTRKLLEYPLSCEEEYFPLAFSLVVHHKVENFERLLRAIYAPQNYYCVHVDIKAKASFLASIKAITSCFENVFLASHPVSVVYASWSHVQADINCISDLYRASSHWKYFINLCGQDFPIKTNLEMVRSLWALAGDNRMESEARPRGKKSHWKKVHQVVDGKLQRTEQNKAPPPFGIPILSGGAYIVVNRGFVRAVLEDSNVLALIRWDNETWSPDEFLWATIQRLPGVPGSMRPKLDMTDMHAVARLVKWPWYKXGIYVKVMCVYGAGDLQWMLQQHHLFANKFDTDPIAIRCLEEHLKHKALAEIY